From Sparus aurata chromosome 9, fSpaAur1.1, whole genome shotgun sequence, a single genomic window includes:
- the LOC115587609 gene encoding high affinity cGMP-specific 3',5'-cyclic phosphodiesterase 9A isoform X2, translating into MATKIIYFTVNGRPEQAEFPLDCPAQDVKDLFRSAAEAGPHDILKLYNPKGNIINISPSLEPNSPNSCYKLEVVASDCNSAELAGALGFDLSSMEKRLQGLEKKILIEAGETPAVVHEMKKQIDSFREKLESVEHLSWLGLFKDLSEGTHKPSPFYHKRTLRKTRKECEHVREKFLQMSSLEVSDEVRQYLKTPTFDNWQWEDAEIMVLLQVMYTDLDFIATFNIEPQVLQQFLFEVYRRYNNIPFHNFKHCFCVTQMMYGLIWLTDLRSKMDSVDLLIMLTSAVCHDLDHTGYNNAYQINARTELALRYNDISPLENHHCAVAFEILEKTESNIFRNLSMDQYKQIREGIIKCILATDMTRHNEILNKFKSILSAFDFTSKEHREVLMMILIKVSDISNEARPMEVAEPWLDCLLQEFYNQSDMEKLEGLPVTPFMDRDKVTKPSSQTGFIRFVLLPLFIELANLFPCLEQHIIDPVRKALDYYTEMEKALEREKQNRTISENAAKGKESAVGRQSSADGHADAAGPEASKPDAQ; encoded by the exons ATGGCAACAAAAATCATCTACTTCACGGTGAACGGGAGACCAGAGCAGGCTGAGTTCCCTCTGGACTGCCCGGCCCAGGATGTCAAAG ATCTGTTCCGCTCTGCAGCCGAGGCTGGACCCCACGACATCCTGAAGCTGTACAACCCCAAAGGCAACATAATCAACATCTCCCCGAGTCTGGAGCCCAACAGCCCGAACTCCTGCTACAAGCTGGAGGTGGTGGCCTCCGACTGCAACA GTGCGGAACTTGCCGGTGCACTCGGATTTGACCTCTCGTCCATGGAGAAAAG ACTGCAGGGCCTGGAGAAGAAAATCTTGATCGAGGCCGGTGAGACTCCTGCAGTCGTGCACGAGATGAAGAAACAGATCGACTCATTCCGGGAGAAACTGGAG AGTGTGGAGCACCTGAGCTGGCTGGGGTTGTTTAAAGACCTGTCAGAGGGAACACACAAGCCCTCCCCGTTCTACCACAAGAGAACCCTGCGCAAGACCAGGAAGGAGTGTGAGCATGTACGGGAAAAGTTTCTCCAAATGAG CTCCCTGGAGGTATCAGACGAAGTGAGGCAGTACTTAAAGACTCCAACCTTTGATAACTG gcagtgGGAGGACGCAGAGATCATGGTGCTCCTGCAGGTCATGTACACAGATCTGGACTTCATAGCGACCTTCAACATTGAGCCTCAAGTTCTGCAGCAGTTCCTGTTCGAAGTCTACAGAAGATACAACAACATCCCTTTCCACAACTTCAAGCACTGCTTCTGTGTTACACAGATG ATGTATGGTTTGATCTGGCTGACTGACCTGAGGAGTAAGATGGACAGCGTCGACCTGCTGATCATGTTGACCTCTGCAGTCTGCCACGACCTCGACCACACAGGATATAACAACGCCTACCAG ATAAATGCTCGTACTGAACTCGCTCTCCGCTACAATGACATCTCTCCACTGGAGAACCACCACTGTGCTGTAGCCTTTGAGATACTGGAGAAG ACAGAGAGCAACATCTTCAGAAATCTGTCCATGGATCAATACAAACAGATCAGAGAAGGAATCATCAA ATGCATCCTGGCCACTGACATGACGAGACACAACGAGATTCTCAACAAGTTCAAGTCCATCCTGTCGGCTTTTGACTTCACCAGCAAGGAGCACCGAGAAGTG ctgatgATGATTCTGATCAAAGTGAGCGATATATCCAACGAGGCGCGGCCCATGGAGGTGGCTGAGCCCTGGTTGGACTGTCTGCTGCAGGAGTTCTACAACCAG AGTGATATGGAGAAGTTGGAGGGTCTTCCGGTCACACCCTTCATGGACCGGGATAAAGTCACCAAGCCTTCATCTCAAACGGGCTTCATCAGATTTGTCCTTCTGCCTCTCTTCATCGAGCTGGCCAACCTCTTCCCCTGCTTGGAg CAACACATTATCGACCCAGTGCGAAAGGCTCTGGATTACTACACAGAGATGGAGAAAGCTCtggagagggagaaacagaACCGGACCATCAGTGAGAACGCAGCCAAGGGTAAAGAGAGCGCGGTGGGCAGGCAGAGCTCAGCCGACGGCCACGCGGACGCTGCCGGACCCGAAGCCTCGAAACCAGACGCACAGTGA
- the LOC115587609 gene encoding high affinity cGMP-specific 3',5'-cyclic phosphodiesterase 9A isoform X1: protein MATKIIYFTVNGRPEQAEFPLDCPAQDVKDLFRSAAEAGPHDILKLYNPKGNIINISPSLEPNSPNSCYKLEVVASDCNSEPLGAELAGALGFDLSSMEKRLQGLEKKILIEAGETPAVVHEMKKQIDSFREKLESVEHLSWLGLFKDLSEGTHKPSPFYHKRTLRKTRKECEHVREKFLQMSSLEVSDEVRQYLKTPTFDNWQWEDAEIMVLLQVMYTDLDFIATFNIEPQVLQQFLFEVYRRYNNIPFHNFKHCFCVTQMMYGLIWLTDLRSKMDSVDLLIMLTSAVCHDLDHTGYNNAYQINARTELALRYNDISPLENHHCAVAFEILEKTESNIFRNLSMDQYKQIREGIIKCILATDMTRHNEILNKFKSILSAFDFTSKEHREVLMMILIKVSDISNEARPMEVAEPWLDCLLQEFYNQSDMEKLEGLPVTPFMDRDKVTKPSSQTGFIRFVLLPLFIELANLFPCLEQHIIDPVRKALDYYTEMEKALEREKQNRTISENAAKGKESAVGRQSSADGHADAAGPEASKPDAQ from the exons ATGGCAACAAAAATCATCTACTTCACGGTGAACGGGAGACCAGAGCAGGCTGAGTTCCCTCTGGACTGCCCGGCCCAGGATGTCAAAG ATCTGTTCCGCTCTGCAGCCGAGGCTGGACCCCACGACATCCTGAAGCTGTACAACCCCAAAGGCAACATAATCAACATCTCCCCGAGTCTGGAGCCCAACAGCCCGAACTCCTGCTACAAGCTGGAGGTGGTGGCCTCCGACTGCAACAGTGAGCCGTTAG GTGCGGAACTTGCCGGTGCACTCGGATTTGACCTCTCGTCCATGGAGAAAAG ACTGCAGGGCCTGGAGAAGAAAATCTTGATCGAGGCCGGTGAGACTCCTGCAGTCGTGCACGAGATGAAGAAACAGATCGACTCATTCCGGGAGAAACTGGAG AGTGTGGAGCACCTGAGCTGGCTGGGGTTGTTTAAAGACCTGTCAGAGGGAACACACAAGCCCTCCCCGTTCTACCACAAGAGAACCCTGCGCAAGACCAGGAAGGAGTGTGAGCATGTACGGGAAAAGTTTCTCCAAATGAG CTCCCTGGAGGTATCAGACGAAGTGAGGCAGTACTTAAAGACTCCAACCTTTGATAACTG gcagtgGGAGGACGCAGAGATCATGGTGCTCCTGCAGGTCATGTACACAGATCTGGACTTCATAGCGACCTTCAACATTGAGCCTCAAGTTCTGCAGCAGTTCCTGTTCGAAGTCTACAGAAGATACAACAACATCCCTTTCCACAACTTCAAGCACTGCTTCTGTGTTACACAGATG ATGTATGGTTTGATCTGGCTGACTGACCTGAGGAGTAAGATGGACAGCGTCGACCTGCTGATCATGTTGACCTCTGCAGTCTGCCACGACCTCGACCACACAGGATATAACAACGCCTACCAG ATAAATGCTCGTACTGAACTCGCTCTCCGCTACAATGACATCTCTCCACTGGAGAACCACCACTGTGCTGTAGCCTTTGAGATACTGGAGAAG ACAGAGAGCAACATCTTCAGAAATCTGTCCATGGATCAATACAAACAGATCAGAGAAGGAATCATCAA ATGCATCCTGGCCACTGACATGACGAGACACAACGAGATTCTCAACAAGTTCAAGTCCATCCTGTCGGCTTTTGACTTCACCAGCAAGGAGCACCGAGAAGTG ctgatgATGATTCTGATCAAAGTGAGCGATATATCCAACGAGGCGCGGCCCATGGAGGTGGCTGAGCCCTGGTTGGACTGTCTGCTGCAGGAGTTCTACAACCAG AGTGATATGGAGAAGTTGGAGGGTCTTCCGGTCACACCCTTCATGGACCGGGATAAAGTCACCAAGCCTTCATCTCAAACGGGCTTCATCAGATTTGTCCTTCTGCCTCTCTTCATCGAGCTGGCCAACCTCTTCCCCTGCTTGGAg CAACACATTATCGACCCAGTGCGAAAGGCTCTGGATTACTACACAGAGATGGAGAAAGCTCtggagagggagaaacagaACCGGACCATCAGTGAGAACGCAGCCAAGGGTAAAGAGAGCGCGGTGGGCAGGCAGAGCTCAGCCGACGGCCACGCGGACGCTGCCGGACCCGAAGCCTCGAAACCAGACGCACAGTGA
- the LOC115587609 gene encoding high affinity cGMP-specific 3',5'-cyclic phosphodiesterase 9A isoform X3: MEKRLQGLEKKILIEAGETPAVVHEMKKQIDSFREKLESVEHLSWLGLFKDLSEGTHKPSPFYHKRTLRKTRKECEHVREKFLQMSSLEVSDEVRQYLKTPTFDNWQWEDAEIMVLLQVMYTDLDFIATFNIEPQVLQQFLFEVYRRYNNIPFHNFKHCFCVTQMMYGLIWLTDLRSKMDSVDLLIMLTSAVCHDLDHTGYNNAYQINARTELALRYNDISPLENHHCAVAFEILEKTESNIFRNLSMDQYKQIREGIIKCILATDMTRHNEILNKFKSILSAFDFTSKEHREVLMMILIKVSDISNEARPMEVAEPWLDCLLQEFYNQSDMEKLEGLPVTPFMDRDKVTKPSSQTGFIRFVLLPLFIELANLFPCLEQHIIDPVRKALDYYTEMEKALEREKQNRTISENAAKGKESAVGRQSSADGHADAAGPEASKPDAQ, encoded by the exons ATGGAGAAAAG ACTGCAGGGCCTGGAGAAGAAAATCTTGATCGAGGCCGGTGAGACTCCTGCAGTCGTGCACGAGATGAAGAAACAGATCGACTCATTCCGGGAGAAACTGGAG AGTGTGGAGCACCTGAGCTGGCTGGGGTTGTTTAAAGACCTGTCAGAGGGAACACACAAGCCCTCCCCGTTCTACCACAAGAGAACCCTGCGCAAGACCAGGAAGGAGTGTGAGCATGTACGGGAAAAGTTTCTCCAAATGAG CTCCCTGGAGGTATCAGACGAAGTGAGGCAGTACTTAAAGACTCCAACCTTTGATAACTG gcagtgGGAGGACGCAGAGATCATGGTGCTCCTGCAGGTCATGTACACAGATCTGGACTTCATAGCGACCTTCAACATTGAGCCTCAAGTTCTGCAGCAGTTCCTGTTCGAAGTCTACAGAAGATACAACAACATCCCTTTCCACAACTTCAAGCACTGCTTCTGTGTTACACAGATG ATGTATGGTTTGATCTGGCTGACTGACCTGAGGAGTAAGATGGACAGCGTCGACCTGCTGATCATGTTGACCTCTGCAGTCTGCCACGACCTCGACCACACAGGATATAACAACGCCTACCAG ATAAATGCTCGTACTGAACTCGCTCTCCGCTACAATGACATCTCTCCACTGGAGAACCACCACTGTGCTGTAGCCTTTGAGATACTGGAGAAG ACAGAGAGCAACATCTTCAGAAATCTGTCCATGGATCAATACAAACAGATCAGAGAAGGAATCATCAA ATGCATCCTGGCCACTGACATGACGAGACACAACGAGATTCTCAACAAGTTCAAGTCCATCCTGTCGGCTTTTGACTTCACCAGCAAGGAGCACCGAGAAGTG ctgatgATGATTCTGATCAAAGTGAGCGATATATCCAACGAGGCGCGGCCCATGGAGGTGGCTGAGCCCTGGTTGGACTGTCTGCTGCAGGAGTTCTACAACCAG AGTGATATGGAGAAGTTGGAGGGTCTTCCGGTCACACCCTTCATGGACCGGGATAAAGTCACCAAGCCTTCATCTCAAACGGGCTTCATCAGATTTGTCCTTCTGCCTCTCTTCATCGAGCTGGCCAACCTCTTCCCCTGCTTGGAg CAACACATTATCGACCCAGTGCGAAAGGCTCTGGATTACTACACAGAGATGGAGAAAGCTCtggagagggagaaacagaACCGGACCATCAGTGAGAACGCAGCCAAGGGTAAAGAGAGCGCGGTGGGCAGGCAGAGCTCAGCCGACGGCCACGCGGACGCTGCCGGACCCGAAGCCTCGAAACCAGACGCACAGTGA